In one window of Frigoriglobus tundricola DNA:
- a CDS encoding serine/threonine-protein kinase, whose product MTAAEPDDDQTLLTPHGHAAGGPEERTQVGPAEPPVRLRPDGPLTVPGYELGREIARGGMGVVYAARELALDRPVAIKVMLPNMLDAEFVREARIAARLPHPGVPPVHALGVLGDGRPFLAMKLVEGETLETLLRGRTDGPADRERFLAVFEQVCQAIGYAHARGVVHRDLKPANVMVGAFGEVQVMDWGLAKVIGADPDAPGGTEGGPAPEDPVATLAGLVKGTPSYMAPEQARSEPVDARADVFALGGVLAVVLTGRPPFVGNSVADTIVRAARADLDGVRSALDGCGADPDLIDLAKRCLHTRPWDRPADGRAVARAVAAYRAAVDDRLRRAERDRAVSAAEAREQRKRRRVWLGGAAVLAVAVTAGLGVVLAVQRRAAADLGAKNAELARTNDELVAAGARTGAALGRADERERLAVDAIGAFCRAVADNRAVKDDPQFADLRGALLRAPDEFCQRLRADLRTDSGAAAGPAVRLARVLLQLGKLRDALGRKDDGLAALTEADALLTRSGGPAAEWQLAAEVLVRKGIDQDALSDYPGALATFDRARVVLDARLRDRPADAAAREHLAQLLWCRALTLGRTEDQAEVLTVAGEAAGNAAEAARLDPTASGAHIVAFDIALLRANEYTKRHRPDDALRATEERGRPWPASGSGPRTPSRCSGARRTCWRSGRRSPNRWGAPPTPGPSCGGRSRSAATCWPGGRRAASTGRLWPLRSSISGPISTGARVRRTRCGRFERPARFMRCRTGPPPRTDRLRSSAGSAARGTWRAWCTTGPAGRPRPSPRSARCPG is encoded by the coding sequence ATGACTGCCGCCGAACCGGACGACGATCAGACCCTCCTGACCCCGCACGGGCACGCGGCGGGCGGACCCGAGGAGCGAACGCAAGTCGGGCCGGCGGAGCCGCCCGTGCGGCTACGGCCCGACGGCCCCCTGACCGTTCCGGGGTACGAGCTGGGGCGCGAGATCGCCCGCGGCGGCATGGGCGTCGTGTACGCCGCACGCGAGCTCGCGCTCGACCGCCCGGTCGCGATCAAGGTGATGCTCCCCAACATGCTCGACGCGGAGTTCGTGCGCGAGGCCCGGATCGCCGCCCGGTTACCGCACCCCGGCGTCCCACCGGTCCACGCGCTGGGCGTGCTGGGCGACGGGCGCCCGTTCCTGGCGATGAAACTGGTCGAGGGCGAGACCCTCGAGACACTGCTCCGCGGCCGCACGGACGGCCCCGCCGACCGCGAGCGGTTCCTGGCGGTGTTCGAGCAAGTCTGTCAGGCCATCGGGTACGCCCACGCCCGGGGCGTGGTCCACCGCGACCTCAAGCCGGCGAACGTGATGGTGGGTGCGTTCGGCGAGGTCCAGGTGATGGACTGGGGGCTCGCCAAGGTGATCGGGGCCGACCCGGACGCGCCGGGGGGTACCGAGGGCGGGCCGGCACCCGAGGACCCCGTCGCGACCCTCGCGGGCCTGGTCAAGGGGACGCCGTCCTACATGGCCCCGGAACAGGCCCGGAGCGAGCCCGTGGACGCCCGCGCCGACGTGTTCGCCCTTGGCGGGGTCCTGGCAGTGGTCCTCACCGGCCGGCCGCCCTTCGTGGGCAACAGCGTCGCGGACACGATCGTGCGGGCCGCCCGCGCCGACCTGGACGGGGTCCGGTCGGCCCTCGACGGGTGCGGGGCGGACCCCGACCTCATCGACCTGGCGAAGCGGTGCCTCCACACCCGGCCCTGGGACCGGCCGGCGGACGGCCGGGCGGTGGCCCGGGCGGTGGCCGCGTACCGGGCGGCCGTGGACGACCGGTTGCGGCGGGCCGAACGGGACCGCGCGGTCAGCGCCGCCGAGGCGCGCGAGCAGCGGAAGCGGCGGCGGGTGTGGCTCGGCGGGGCCGCGGTCCTGGCCGTCGCCGTCACCGCCGGGCTCGGTGTGGTCCTCGCCGTGCAGCGCCGGGCGGCCGCCGATCTGGGAGCCAAGAACGCCGAACTCGCGCGGACGAATGACGAACTGGTCGCGGCCGGGGCCCGGACCGGCGCGGCGCTGGGGCGGGCCGACGAGCGGGAGCGGCTGGCCGTGGACGCGATCGGCGCGTTCTGTCGGGCGGTGGCCGACAACCGCGCGGTGAAGGACGACCCGCAGTTCGCGGACCTCCGGGGCGCGCTGCTGCGCGCCCCGGACGAGTTCTGCCAGCGGCTCCGGGCCGACCTCCGGACCGACTCGGGAGCGGCCGCGGGCCCGGCTGTGCGGCTCGCCCGGGTCCTGCTCCAACTCGGCAAGCTGCGGGACGCGCTGGGCCGGAAGGACGACGGCCTGGCCGCGCTGACCGAGGCGGACGCCCTGCTCACCCGGTCCGGGGGCCCCGCGGCGGAGTGGCAACTGGCGGCCGAAGTGCTGGTCCGCAAGGGGATCGATCAGGACGCCCTGAGCGACTACCCGGGCGCGCTCGCGACGTTCGACCGGGCGCGGGTCGTCCTCGACGCCCGGCTCCGGGACCGGCCCGCCGACGCCGCCGCGCGGGAGCACCTGGCCCAGCTGTTGTGGTGCCGGGCGCTCACCCTCGGCAGGACCGAGGACCAGGCCGAGGTCCTGACCGTCGCGGGCGAAGCGGCCGGGAACGCGGCCGAGGCCGCCCGCCTCGACCCGACCGCTTCGGGGGCCCACATCGTGGCGTTCGATATCGCGCTGCTCCGCGCCAACGAGTACACGAAGCGGCACCGCCCGGACGACGCCCTCCGGGCCACCGAAGAGCGCGGGCGGCCCTGGCCCGCTTCCGGGTCGGGGCCACGGACGCCGAGCAGGTGCTCAGGTGCGAGGCGGACCTGCTGGAGGTCCGGGCGAAGGTCGCCCAACAGGTGGGGGGCGCCGCCGACCCCGGGGCCGAGTTGCGGCGGGCGGTCGAGATCCGCCGCGACCTGCTGGCCCGGCGGCCGTCGAGCGGCTTCTACCGGACGACTCTGGCCGCTGCGCTCCTCGATCTCGGGGCCCATCTCGACCGGGGCGCGCGTCCGGAGGACGCGCTGCGGGCGGTTCGAGAGGCCCGCACGCTTTATGAGGTGCCGTACCGGGCCGCCCCCCCGGACCGATCGGCTGCGGTCCTCGGCGGGCTCAGCCGCGCGTGGAA
- a CDS encoding DUF1328 domain-containing protein yields the protein MRRWTLIFLLVALVAAPVGFGGLDPDLRSYARVVFFGAVLMAVCALIGGRDSAK from the coding sequence ATGCGGCGCTGGACGTTGATATTCCTGTTGGTCGCCCTCGTGGCCGCTCCGGTCGGCTTCGGGGGACTCGATCCCGATTTGAGATCCTACGCCCGCGTCGTGTTCTTCGGGGCAGTGCTGATGGCCGTGTGTGCGCTCATCGGCGGCCGGGATTCGGCGAAGTAG